The following proteins are co-located in the Halarcobacter sp. genome:
- the hemA gene encoding glutamyl-tRNA reductase, with the protein MSYLSISFSHKNTDIQTREKLAFPNEENKDRFLKQLIDDENIREAILLSTCNRVEIITAVNNTSKASKSIIKKLSNYSKIDFEDLYDRADIYENDGAIHHLFSVASALDSLVIGETQIVGQLKDAFRFSLAKNYCEQKLPRALHYSFKCAAAVRNATSLGTGSVSVASTAVAKAKEIIKNTAGVKALVIGAGEMSELTIKHLLSAGFDVILTSRDIKKAQILADTFEEHIKVEEYSKLEELLNETPVMITATSAPYPIITQNMTHECSFERYWFDIAVPRDIDDIESSNLMIYSVDDLQDIVNSNMSLRAEQAKTAYSIVNKMSLEFFEWLKSLEIEPVVKHMYTKADEIIEKKLNNAMKKGFINRDDEENIRKLCQTVINEYLHLPQKQIKTLSKDNQCDIVVGTVQSIFGLSSDANMLNIHNCDKFKIN; encoded by the coding sequence CAATTAATAGATGATGAAAATATAAGAGAAGCTATACTTTTATCAACCTGTAATAGAGTTGAGATTATAACAGCAGTTAATAATACAAGTAAAGCTTCAAAATCAATAATAAAAAAATTAAGTAATTATTCAAAAATAGATTTTGAAGATTTATATGATAGAGCAGATATTTATGAAAATGATGGAGCTATTCACCATCTTTTTTCAGTAGCTTCTGCTCTTGATTCTTTAGTTATAGGTGAAACACAAATTGTTGGACAGTTAAAAGATGCATTTAGATTTTCTTTGGCAAAAAATTACTGTGAGCAAAAATTACCTAGAGCTTTGCATTACTCTTTTAAATGTGCAGCTGCAGTTAGAAATGCGACAAGTTTAGGAACAGGTTCTGTTTCTGTTGCAAGTACAGCTGTAGCAAAAGCAAAAGAGATTATAAAAAATACTGCTGGAGTAAAAGCATTAGTAATTGGTGCGGGTGAGATGAGTGAACTTACTATAAAACACCTTTTAAGTGCAGGCTTTGATGTTATCCTAACAAGTAGGGATATTAAAAAAGCACAAATTTTAGCAGATACTTTTGAAGAACATATAAAAGTTGAAGAATATTCTAAATTAGAAGAGTTATTAAACGAAACACCAGTTATGATTACTGCAACATCTGCACCTTATCCAATTATAACTCAAAATATGACACATGAATGTAGTTTTGAAAGATATTGGTTTGATATTGCAGTTCCAAGGGATATTGATGATATTGAATCTTCTAATTTAATGATATACTCAGTTGACGATTTACAAGATATAGTAAATAGCAATATGAGTTTAAGAGCAGAACAGGCTAAAACAGCTTATTCAATTGTAAATAAAATGTCATTAGAGTTTTTTGAATGGTTGAAATCTTTAGAGATTGAACCAGTTGTAAAACATATGTATACTAAAGCGGATGAGATTATAGAAAAAAAACTTAATAATGCTATGAAAAAAGGTTTTATAAACAGAGATGATGAAGAGAATATTAGAAAACTTTGTCAAACTGTAATAAATGAATATCTACATCTTCCCCAAAAGCAGATTAAAACTCTATCAAAAGATAATCAATGTGATATTGTAGTAGGAACAGTACAATCAATATTTGGACTAAGTTCAGATGCAAATATGTTAAATATTCATAATTGCGATAAATTTAAAATAAATTAA